A region from the Pithys albifrons albifrons isolate INPA30051 chromosome Z, PitAlb_v1, whole genome shotgun sequence genome encodes:
- the LIPG gene encoding endothelial lipase has protein sequence MRRLVLLLCTTVTCCIAAAAGDGSAERVPALKPRVRFGVRSSPDADEDGCAIAVGQHQWLEDCKFNVTAKTFFIIHGWTMSGMFETWLGDLVSALQEREKDANVVVVDWLSLAHQLYTDAVNNTQIVGKTIARLLDWLQENPLFQLENVHLIGYSLGAHVAGFAGNHVHGTIGRITGLDPAGPMFEGVDPSRRLSPDDANFVDVLHTYTRETLGVSIGIQMPVGHIDIYPNGGDFQPGCGLSDVLGAIAYGTIGEVVKCEHERSVHLFVDSLVNQDKQSFAFQCTDSSRFKKGICLSCRKNRCNGIGYNARRIRHKRNSKMYLKTRADMPFKVYHYQMKMHVFSYKSLGEVDPTFSVTLHGTNGESEPLSLEMLDLLGLNATNTFLVYTEEDMGELLKIKLTWEGTSQSWYDLWKELRSYWYRPANSSQELHIRRIRVKSGETQQRFAFCVEDSQLTSISPGKELWFVKCTEEWQKRSVSNRL, from the exons ATGAGGAGGCTCGTCCTTCTGCTGTGCACCACCGTGACCTGTTGCatcgcggcggcggcgggag ATGGCAGCGCGGAGCGTGTGCCGGCGCTTAAGCCGCGGGTGAGGTTCGGGGTGCGCTCCTCGCCGGACGCCGATGAGGACGGGTGCGCGATCGCCGTCGGCCAGCACCAGTGGCTGGAGGACTGCAAGTTCAACGTGACAGCTAAAACCTTCTTCATCATTCACGGCTGGACT ATGAGTGGCATGTTTGAAACCTGGCTGGGGGACTTGGTGTCTGCTCTTCAGGAGCGGGAGAAGGATGCCAACGTGGTGGTGGTGGATTGGCTTTCTCTTGCCCACCAGCTCTACACTGATGCTGTGAACAACACACAGATTGTTGGAAAAACCATAGCAAGGCTGCTTGACTGGTTACAG GAGAATCCGCTCTTCCAGCTTGAAAACGTGCACCTGATTGGGTACAGCCTGGGTGCCCACGTGGCTGGCTTTGCTGGTAACCACGTCCATGGCACTATAGGCAGAATTACAG GCTTGGATCCAGCTGGCCCTATGTTTGAAGGAGTGGACCCCAGCAGGCGCCTCTCCCCAGATGATGCCAACTTTGTGGATGTCCTTCACACCTACACAAGGGAAACATTAGGTGTTAGCATTGGGATCCAAATGCCTGTAGGCCACATTGACATCTATCCCAATGGGGGGGacttccagcctggctgtggtctGAGTGATGTCTTGGGAGCCATTGCCTATGGCA CCATTGGTGAGGTGGTTAAATGTGAACACGAGCGTTCTGTGCACCTCTTCGTGGACTCCCTGGTGAACCAGGACAAGCAGAGCTTCGCGTTCCAGTGCACCGACTCGAGCCGCTTCAAGAAGGGCATCTGCCTGAGCTGCCGCAAGAACCGCTGCAATGGCATCGGGTACAACGCCCGCAGGATACGGCACAAGAGGAACAGCAAGATGTACTTGAAGACAAGAGCTGACATGCCCTTCAAAG tcTACCACTATCAGATGAAAATGCATGTCTTCAGCTACAAGAGCTTGGGAGAGGTTGATCCCACTTTCTCAGTCACCCTTCACGGCACCAATGGAGAATCTGAACCTCTGTCTTTAGAAAT GCTTGATCTACTTGGCCTGAACGCTACAAACACCTTCCTGGTCTATACTGAAGAGGACATGGGTgaacttttgaaaataaagctcACCTGGGAGGGCACATCTCAGTCATGGTATGATCTATGGAAAGAGCTGAGGAGCTACTGGTATCGGCCTGCAAAttcttcccaggagctgcatATCAGACGAATACGTGTGAAATCTGGGGAGACACAACAGAG